A portion of the Podospora pseudoanserina strain CBS 124.78 chromosome 2, whole genome shotgun sequence genome contains these proteins:
- a CDS encoding hypothetical protein (EggNog:ENOG503P73E; COG:S) has translation MDLDIEMDVDDVQEVPQHIPEAYTHDIITGEEQEPGEVDDIPDEQNGSSAESVRVPNKVHIRGLDTFTPNDVKGYLSEHYGMMEFERVEWINDSSANYIFKSESAAQNALLSLAAVEIADLSQLSPLEMLPAKNFSQKPESNLLVRFAVAGDRKVQGAAAYSRFYLINPEYDPEERRRRGEFNRGKYRDRDDRPRRRRRESRSEERNTFDVNLYDDDPKALSNRVTTSPRPRYRSRSVNSADFRRERRVRSRSRERPNRNKELFPERRRPAVGLRDRSASPIRDRDGDAQMDLEEDARAVAVQRSRERGRELRERLSRDTKAKELFPSKVTAKKELFPEKAGLAVGSKAQMDQVTNSSTILATASLADRITTRPTASGGEGGLNIRGMAGKQGTGQGIAIKGTGAKVKELFPGKFGSGGNAGKELFAEKLEGRGRRRQRAEDSWN, from the exons ATGGATCTCGACATTGAGATGGACGTGGACGACGTCCAGGAGGTCCCACAGCATATCCCAGAGGCGTACACTCATGATATAATCACCGGCGAGGAACAG GAACCCGGTGAGGTCGACGACATCCCAGACGAGCAAAACGGCAGCTCGGCAGAGAGTGTTCGCGTGCCCAACAAGGTTCATATTCGCGGCCTCGacaccttcacccccaacgATGTCAAGGGCTACCTTTCCGAGCACTACGGCATGATGGAGTTTGAGCGAGTCGAATGGATCAACGACAGCTCGGCCAATTACATTTTCAAATCCGAGTCGGCCGCGCAAAACGCCCTGCTTTCTCTTGCGGCGGTTGAGATTGCCGACCTGAGTCAGCTTTCGCCGCTTGAGATGCTGCCAGCCAAGAACTTTTCCCAAAAGCCAGAGTCGAACTTGCTGGTCCGGTTTGCGGTGGCGGGAGACAGGAAGGTGCAGGGGGCTGCGGCTTATAGTCGGTTTTATTTGATCAACCCGGAGTATGATCCCGAGGAGAGGCGCCGGAGGGGGGAGTTTAATAGGGGCAAGTATAGGGATCGGGATGACAGGCCtcgcaggaggaggagggagagtcGTTCGGAGGAGAGGAATACGTTTGATGTTAATCtttatgatgatgatccgAAGGCATTGAGTAATCGGGTTACGACGAGTCCTAGGCCACGATACCGGTCGAGATCGGTGAACTCGGCGGATTTTagaagggaaaggagggtTAGGTCCAGGTCGAGGGAGAGGCCGAATCGGAACAAGGAGCTTTTCCCTGAGAGACGGAGGCCGGCggttgggttgagggatAGGTCTGCTTCTCCAATCAGGGATCGGGATGGGGACGCGCAgatggatttggaggaggatgctcgTGCTGTGGCTGTTCAGCGGAGTAGAGAAAGAGGTCGGGAGCTGAGGGAAAGACTGTCTAGGGATACTAAGGCCAAGGAGTTGTTCCCAAGCAAAGTCACGGCAAAAAAGGAGCTGTTTCCAGAGAAGGCTGGGTTGGCGGTTGGCAGCAAGGCACAGATGGATCAGGTCACTAACAGCTCAACTATTCTCGCCACCG CATCATTAGCAGACAGGATAACAACTCGACCGACGGCATcaggaggggaaggggggctgAATATTCGTGGCATGGCTGGGAAGCAAGGGACAGGTCAGGGGATTGCGATCAAGGGGACGGGGGCCAAGGTTAAGGAGTTGTTCCCGGGCAAGTTTGGGAGTGGGGGGAATGCTGGGAAGGAGTTGTTTGCggagaagttggaggggagggggaggaggaggcagagggcGGAGGATTCTTGGAATTGA
- a CDS encoding hypothetical protein (EggNog:ENOG503P84M) produces the protein MAESSNNNNNINPAAWFRTFGRSKSSLQTSTTTSPSRAASITTTIGHDAPATPTPDTSPGRLRARPAAAVRRVSSLFSLVGGGGGGSILSGGSPKRDSFPDHGLPGRAPPMGALPLSGFHDGGGGGGVGLQGLMGVGGGREKGEEESIVWSRPTMMQMVETLRGVMMGVMRMPDRGRGVRKMKGGGEELAELKNLREKEVEQFRGISEEWIQRENGYKAEIKRLELVLAKESKNGVASVALARHGSLINRSGTKRFQARLKRLSSSQDADNTREVHADPEPSMVGVKETTSRYETIGDIPRDVNPHHDVLLSRLVEKQGKAQSSRHFQEGERVLNQILPDTGHTNRPKSPPTHRNQRDEDDEDIECPASGEVTLKVPSTRERASLYEKGQGGVNAGPNSHAYAGVAGRPIEDPSADESSASSRWDAESSTSDDSLQNNGSSLVGPQPRRSNDSGPGLFDGTNSQLADNGLGAIDEGTGHMLDTVFLNRGYSFKRGDDEHLPVTSPSHRKVKGPDSDSMYLYTYTPFDDVSSVRPDCVGSPSEKRPARPAGLAPSTSTGSVIWRGNDDTIRDERTPRASACENQGEDSDGGSQQ, from the exons ATGGCGgaaagcagcaacaacaacaacaacatcaacccagcAGCCTGGTTCCGGACATTTGGAAGGTCGAAGAGTTCGCTGCAGACGTCGACCACGACAAGCCCGAGCCGTGCCGCGagtatcaccaccacgatTGGTCACGATgccccagcaacaccaacacccgaCACCTCCCCCGGCCGTCTCCGCGCCCgtccggctgctgctgtgagacGGGTTTCCTCGCTGTTTAgtcttgttggtgggggtggtggtgggagtaTTCTGTCGGGTGGGAGTCCAAAACGAGACAGCTTCCCTGATCATGGTCTTCCAGGGAGGGCGCCGCCTATGGGGGCATTGCCGCTCAGTGGGTttcatgatggtggtggtggtggtggtgtgggattGCAAGGGctgatgggggttgggggtgggagggaaaagggggaggaggagagtaTTGTTTGGTCGAGGCCGACTATGATGCAGATGGTGGAGACTTTGAGGGGGGTAATGATGGGGGTTATGAGGATGCCTGatcgagggaggggggtgaggaagatgaagggggggggg GAAGAGctcgccgagctcaagaacCTGCGGGAGAAGGAAGTCGAACAGTTCCGTGGCATCAGCGAAGAATGGATTCAACGAGAGAATGGTTACAAGGCTGAAATCAAGCGTCTTGAGCTAGTCCTGGCAAAAGAAAGCAAGAACGGCGTCGCCTCTGTTGCATTGGCTAGACATGGCAGTCTCATAAACCGCTCGGGAACGAAAAGATTTCAGGCACGGTTGAAGCGGTTGAGCAGTTCCCAAGATGCCG ATAACACCAGAGAAGTCCACGCCGACCCAGAGCCCAGCATGGTGGGGGTGAAAGAAACCACGTCACGTTACGAAACAATCG GTGACATTCCACGGGACGTCAATCCTCACCATGATGTATTGCTCTCCCGCCTGGTCGAGAAGCAGGGCAAAGCCCAGTCAAGCCGACACTTTCAAGAGGGGGAACGAGTCTTGAACCAAATACTCCCTGATACTGGGCACACCAACAGACCAAAAagcccaccaacccaccgAAATCAAcgtgacgaggatgacgaggacatTGAGTGCCCCGCATCCGGCGAAGTTACCCTGAAAGTACCAAGCACTAGGGAGCGGGCATCACTGTACGAAAAGGGGCAAGGGGGAGTCAATGCAGGTCCCAACAGTCACGCCTACGCTGGCGTGGCAGGTCGCCCCATTGAAGACCCATCGGCCGATGAGTCCTCTGCTAGCTCAAGATGGGACGCGGAATCTTCAACATCTGACGATTCTCTGCAAAATAATGGCTCCTCATTGGTAGGTCCCCAGCCCCGACGATCTAACGATTCGGGACCTGGGCTGTTTGACGGCACAAACAGCCAGCTAGCTGATAACGGTCTCGGCGCCATAGACGAAGGCACAGGACACATGCTCGATACAGTTTTCCTGAACCGTGGATACAGCTTTAAACGAGGCGATGACGAGCATCTTCCAGTGACCTCCCCCAGCCACAGGAAAGTCAAAGGGCCGGATTCTGACTCGATGTACCTTTATACATACACACCTTTCGACGATGTATCCAGTGTGAGGCCTGACTGTGTGGGCTCGCCGTCAGAGAAGAGACCGGCTCGCCCCGCAGGTCTCGCTCCCTCTACATCGACCGGTTCTGTTATCTGGCGGGGCAATGACGACACCATCAGAGATGAAAGGACCCCTAGAGCTAGTGCCTGCGAGAACCAGGGCGAAGACTCGGACGGTGGCAGTCAACAGTGA
- a CDS encoding hypothetical protein (EggNog:ENOG503P4I9; COG:K): protein MRDTSSSSSFLVEPLYSFIHHQATSSSTSPPTSPPIKHHSPDFYMLYYHPDNSTAHPCASAALSHYTNNHIMTAPSNNHRRGPWSAHEDAYLMSLVQHQGPLNWVRISNALGSRTPKQCRERYHQNLKPTLNHDPITPEEGVIIETMVQQIGKRWADIARRLHGRSDNAVKNWWNGSQNRRKRQDKRKATMTTTSLQYHGREVSPLMSPMAPLPSRPLPLRQAHGMASQRPLPPVPPLHPSSMHDAQYGLETPIPSPVYSPDSEAAPSLMSDNGSHYGASPQAPSPPQRYYDSRPESTMLAPLKTAPEDGVYSYQTSASAADNSNNGNNSHKLPSLTDAAHPIHSPDFRLNMSPVFPRSDYPRQPLAYGAPAPQTNDYSTGRQHHHPLTAPSSPNAPASTFKLSDPGLSAVSRIEERVNRLSVSNLVDPSLP, encoded by the exons ATGAGGGAC acctcctcctcctcctccttcctcgtcgaACCATTGTACAGCTTCATCCACCATCAGGCaacttcatcatcaacatcaccaccaacatcaccacccatcaaacaccactcTCCAGACTTCTACATGCTTTACTACCACCCCGACAATAGCACCGCTCACCCTTGTGCTTCGGCTGCTCTGTCTCactacaccaacaaccacatcatgACTGCCCCATCTAACAACCACAGAAGAGGCCCTTGGTCTGCCCATGAGGACGCCTACCTCATGTCTTTGGTCCAGCACCAGGGCCCCTTGAACTGGGTACGCATCTCCAATGCCCTCGGCTCCAGAACACCAAAGCAGTGCCGCGAAAGATATCACCAGAACTTGAAGCCTACTCTCAACCACGACCCCATCACGCCCGAGGAAGGCGTCATCATTGAGACCATGGTCCAGCAAATTGGCAAGCGGTGGGCCGACATTGCCAGACGTCTCCACGGCCGCAGCGACAACGCTGTAAAGAACTGGTGGAACGGGAGCCAGAACCGCAGAAAGAGACAGGACAAGCGCAAGGCCACaatgaccaccacctcgctcCAGTATCACGGCCGCGAGGTATCTCCGCTCATGTCGCCCAtggcccccctcccttcgcggccccttccccttcgccAGGCCCACGGCATGGCTTCCCAGAGACCTCTACCTCCGGTGCCGCCTCTTCACCCATCCTCCATGCACGATGCCCAGTACGGGCTCGAGActcccatcccttcccccgTCTACTCTCCCGACTCGGAGGCGGCCCCCTCTCTGATGTCGGACAACGGATCCCACTACGGAGCCTCACCCCAGgcgccctccccaccgcagCGCTACTACGACTCGAGGCCCGAGAGTACCATGCTTGCTCCTCTCAAGACAGCCCCCGAGGATGGAGTGTACTCTTACcagacctctgcctctgccgcggacaacagcaacaacggcaacaacagccacaagCTGCCATCTCTCACCGACGCCGCTCACCCAATCCACTCCCCAGACTTCAGACTCAACATGTCTCCCGTCTTCCCCCGCAGCGACTACCCAAGACAGCCTCTTGCCTATGGCGCTCCTGCTCCCCAGACCAATGACTACTCCACCGgccgccagcaccaccacccccttacTGCCCCAAGCTCTCCCAACGCCCCGGCTTCCACTTTCAAGCTGAGCGACCCCGGACTGAGCGCCGTCAGCAGAATTGAGGAAAGAGTCAACAGACTTTCAGTCTCCAACCTGGTTGATCCATCCCTCCCTTAG
- a CDS encoding hypothetical protein (EggNog:ENOG503NZDM): MSTPSGSPSPLQVAANSFVDETKMPKGHCRYILLLPEIKGQRCACVGFSLNKGIPGASCDCGHLACFHNKEPEVATDSKQELELLKKRIQQLEDQMTRGQDGVTETLVSRINEMEEHLEKSKEEFSEQIKGTYRNITISWRSIEQAEQKSKQQDEQLRQIYEKLRDHNEQLERLDAGQLELRDADLSLEERIENITEILEEEEERRRSSPARRPRRRSTSDTSRPNLPLGQGAVPSDDYRRPFPPTAGPRNPGHGEGLERGGTAAFQLMKLLPVSARSTGPWTVHISLLPHAGVPMPFERNTNAYQRCLSRGLHRMVAVHGPDAESFNRAVEEAFGSFLKGREWMPLQAKLCDAETLQGLPMLRQLDPQLIDPKKYDQDFLRHQCGVCDSNGIIDSLYIAMKSHTISWHTLRHSPVFMAGLESCWAYDALLDRDQYDGDMAIDDEDRPAAGDITTILPPIQPSLKRPLTEMSRSNSFSAGAAEGEDTRKKRACPVPPPPGTIVEIRRRGVGAA; this comes from the coding sequence ATGTCGACTCCTTCCGGATCCCCGTCGCCGCTACAGGTGGCGGCCAACAGCTTTGTCGATGAAACCAAGATGCCCAAGGGACACTGCCGCTACATCCTGCTTCTTCCCGAAATCAAGGGCCAGCGATGTGCCTGTGTCGGCTTTTCACTCAATAAAGGCATCCCAGGTGCCAGTTGTGACTGCGGTCACTTGGCGTGCTTCCACAACAAGGAGCCAGAAGTGGCCACAGACTCGAAGCAAGAGCTGGAACTCTTGAAGAAACGCATTCAGCAGCTTGAGGATCAGATGACCAGAGGGCAGGATGGTGTAACTGAAACTCTTGTCAGCAGGATCAACGAAATGGAGGAACACTTGGAAAAGAGCAAGGAAGAGTTCAGTGAACAGATCAAGGGCACCTATCGAAATATCACCATCAGCTGGCGATCCATCGAGCAGGCCGAACAGAAGAGCAAGCAGCAGGATGAACAGCTCCGCCAGATTTATGAAAAGTTGAGGGACCACAACGAACAACTCGAGAGGCTGGACGCTGGGCAGTTGGAACTCCGAGATGCTGACCTGAGCCTGGAGGAGCGGATCGAAAATATCACCGAGAtcttggaggaagaggaggaacgCCGAAGATCATCACCTGCCCGGCGTCCCAGAAGAAGATCGACCTCTGACACATCACGCCCAAACCTCCCTTTAGGGCAGGGGGCCGTCCCGTCAGACGACTATCGTCGCCCATTTCCGCCAACGGCCGGCCCCCGCAACCCAGGACATGGCGAGGGCCTCGAACGAGGCGGGACCGCAGCGTTCCAACTGATGAAACTCCTCCCCGTTTCTGCCCGGTCCACGGGCCCGTGGACAGTGCACATTTCGCTCCTCCCGCATGCGGGTGTGCCGATGCCCTTCGAGCGGAACACCAACGCCTACCAGCGGTGTCTATCCCGAGGACTCCACCGCATGGTTGCAGTCCACGGACCCGACGCAGAGTCGTTCAACagagcggtggaggaggcatTCGGCAGCTTCCTGAAGGGGCGGGAGTGGATGCCGCTGCAGGCGAAGCTCTGCGACGCCGAGACACTTCAGGGTCTTCCGATGCTTCGTCAACTGGACCCTCAACTAATTGATCCAAAGAAATACGACCAAGACTTCCTCCGCCACCAATGCGGCGTCTGTGACTCCAACGGCATCATCGATTCGCTGTACATCGCCATGAAATCCCACACCATTTCCTGGCACACCTTGAGGCATTCCCCCGTCTTCATGGCTGGTCTTGAGTCGTGCTGGGCATACGACGCCCTTCTCGACAGAGACCAATACGACGGCGACATGGCTattgacgacgaggacagACCGGCAGCGGGCgatatcaccaccatcttgccTCCAATCCAACCGTCGCTCAAGAGGCCCCTCACCGAAATGTCGCGGTCAAACAGCTTCAGTGCCGGCGCAGCCGAAGGGGAAGACACGCGAAAGAAGCGAGCATGTCCAgtcccgcctcctccaggcACCATTGTCGAGATCAGGAGGCGCGGTGTTGGGGCAGCGTGA